A region from the Paenibacillus humicola genome encodes:
- the mraZ gene encoding division/cell wall cluster transcriptional repressor MraZ, protein MFMGEYQHSIDDKGRLIIPAKFREQLGEQFVVTRGLDNCLFVYPMSEWGVLEQKLKSLPLMKSDARAFSRFFFSGATECELDKQGRVNLPNNLCEYAKLDKECIVLGVSNRVEIWSRHIWESYFKQSEETFNDIAEKLVDFDFNF, encoded by the coding sequence ATGTTTATGGGCGAATATCAGCACAGCATCGACGACAAAGGCCGCCTCATCATCCCCGCCAAATTCCGCGAGCAGCTGGGCGAGCAGTTTGTCGTCACGCGCGGCCTCGACAACTGTTTGTTCGTTTATCCGATGTCGGAGTGGGGCGTGCTCGAGCAGAAGCTGAAATCGCTGCCGCTCATGAAATCGGACGCGCGGGCGTTCTCGCGGTTTTTCTTCTCGGGAGCGACCGAATGCGAGCTGGACAAACAGGGAAGGGTAAATTTGCCGAATAATTTGTGCGAATATGCCAAATTGGACAAGGAATGCATCGTGCTCGGCGTCTCCAACCGGGTTGAAATTTGGAGCAGGCACATTTGGGAGAGCTACTTCAAGCAGTCCGAAGAAACGTTCAACGACATTGCCGAGAAGCTGGTCGATTTCGATTTCAATTTTTAA
- a CDS encoding DUF3397 domain-containing protein, which translates to MGWIWDLLSHVYAFLAVVPAAPFLLIYFGYGAYTGDRKKAFRTAMDITTALLIGCVAVLFNFIFHSSFGLYGILLILLIGGGLLGNLQYRSKGIVDLKRIFRAVWRLGFFLMSVFYVLLMFIGIGKSIFTL; encoded by the coding sequence ATGGGATGGATATGGGACCTACTGAGTCATGTCTACGCGTTTCTCGCGGTTGTGCCGGCCGCTCCTTTTTTGCTCATCTATTTCGGGTACGGCGCCTATACGGGCGACCGGAAGAAAGCGTTTCGAACGGCGATGGATATTACGACCGCCCTGCTGATCGGCTGCGTGGCGGTGCTCTTCAATTTTATCTTCCACAGTTCCTTCGGCCTGTACGGGATTCTGCTCATCCTGCTGATCGGGGGCGGCCTGCTCGGCAACCTGCAGTACCGAAGCAAAGGGATCGTCGACCTGAAGCGGATTTTCCGCGCGGTATGGCGGCTCGGTTTTTTTCTGATGAGCGTCTTTTACGTGCTGCTGATGTTTATCGGCATCGGGAAAAGCATTTTTACCCTGTAA
- the rsmH gene encoding 16S rRNA (cytosine(1402)-N(4))-methyltransferase RsmH — protein MFDHITVLREEAVDGLAVKPDGIYVDCTLGGAGHSELIASRLGPSGRLIAFDQDDRALEHARVRLASYLDRVTLVKSNFRHLEQELSALGVNGADGVLFDLGVSSPQLDEAERGFSYNHDAPLDMRMDQTGLLTAGDIVNTWEERDIARIIDSYGEERFAKAIARKIAQAREQREIVTTGELAELIKSAIPAAARRTGPHPAKRTFQALRIAVNDELGAEESALEQTVRVLKPGGRAAVITFHSLEDRICKHLFAKFVEKCTCPPDFPMCVCGGKGVLKLITRKPIVPGQEELERNPRARSAKLRIAEKLDSDRPAQTRNE, from the coding sequence ATGTTCGATCATATTACGGTGCTCAGGGAAGAAGCGGTTGACGGGCTGGCGGTGAAGCCGGACGGGATTTACGTCGACTGCACGCTCGGCGGCGCCGGGCACAGCGAGCTGATCGCGTCGCGCCTCGGGCCGTCCGGCCGTCTGATTGCTTTCGACCAGGACGACCGGGCGCTCGAGCATGCCCGTGTCCGGCTCGCGTCGTACCTGGACCGCGTTACGCTGGTCAAAAGCAATTTTCGCCATCTGGAGCAGGAACTTTCGGCGCTCGGCGTGAACGGCGCGGACGGCGTCCTGTTCGATCTCGGGGTGTCGAGCCCGCAGCTCGATGAAGCGGAGCGCGGCTTCAGCTACAATCACGACGCTCCGCTCGACATGCGGATGGATCAGACGGGGCTTCTGACCGCCGGCGATATCGTCAACACGTGGGAGGAGCGGGACATCGCCCGCATCATCGACAGCTACGGCGAGGAGCGGTTCGCGAAGGCGATCGCCCGCAAAATCGCGCAGGCGCGCGAGCAGCGGGAAATCGTCACGACGGGCGAGCTGGCCGAGCTGATCAAATCGGCCATTCCGGCCGCCGCGAGACGGACGGGCCCGCACCCGGCGAAGCGCACGTTTCAGGCGCTGCGCATCGCCGTCAACGACGAGCTTGGAGCCGAGGAATCGGCGCTCGAGCAGACCGTACGCGTGCTGAAGCCCGGCGGCAGAGCGGCCGTCATCACGTTTCATTCACTCGAAGACCGGATTTGCAAGCACCTTTTCGCGAAATTTGTTGAAAAATGCACCTGTCCGCCCGATTTTCCGATGTGCGTCTGCGGAGGAAAGGGCGTGCTGAAGCTGATTACCCGCAAGCCGATCGTCCCGGGACAAGAGGAGCTCGAACGCAATCCGCGCGCCCGTTCGGCGAAGCTTCGGATTGCCGAAAAGCTGGATTCGGACCGTCCGGCGCAGACGCGGAACGAATAA
- a CDS encoding ketopantoate reductase family protein, with the protein MFIVGAGALGLLYAARLARDGVPVTLLTRTRQQAEAILEQGVSLTDENGRTDLRIVAQPIDALRDGGRAVPASERDWIWLAVKQPHINEPLLEALGRLAAKGSPVIALQNGIGHLDVLREALPDSLLHAAVSTEGALKTGDCAVRHTGHGSLTFGLWPGGRTEDGEAQKMLLQKLEAAGIAAFLSNEMGNQIYRKLLVNAVINPLTALFGVTNGRLPEEPVRLSLMKSLHAETERILESAGMERDASSWDRLFAVCRQTAENESSMLRDVRAGRGTEIDWINGGVSRLARKYRLPSPLNDAMTAIVKALMT; encoded by the coding sequence ATGTTTATCGTAGGCGCAGGCGCGCTTGGGCTTTTGTATGCCGCCCGTCTGGCCAGGGACGGCGTCCCGGTGACGCTGCTGACGAGAACCCGGCAGCAGGCCGAGGCGATCCTGGAGCAGGGCGTGTCCCTGACGGACGAAAATGGGCGGACCGACCTGCGCATCGTCGCGCAGCCAATCGATGCCCTCAGGGACGGCGGCCGCGCCGTTCCGGCGTCGGAACGGGACTGGATCTGGCTGGCCGTGAAGCAGCCGCACATTAACGAGCCGCTGCTCGAAGCGCTGGGTAGGCTGGCGGCGAAGGGCTCCCCCGTGATCGCGCTGCAGAACGGAATCGGCCACCTGGACGTTCTCCGCGAGGCATTGCCGGACAGCCTGCTGCATGCCGCCGTTTCGACGGAAGGCGCGCTGAAAACCGGCGACTGCGCGGTCCGGCATACCGGGCACGGAAGCCTGACGTTCGGGCTGTGGCCCGGCGGCCGGACGGAAGACGGCGAAGCGCAAAAAATGTTGCTGCAAAAGCTCGAAGCGGCAGGAATCGCGGCCTTTCTGTCGAATGAGATGGGTAACCAGATCTACCGGAAATTGCTCGTCAACGCCGTTATTAACCCGCTCACCGCCCTGTTCGGAGTCACGAACGGCAGGCTGCCGGAGGAACCTGTCCGGCTCTCGCTGATGAAATCGCTGCACGCGGAAACGGAACGTATTCTGGAGTCCGCCGGGATGGAGCGCGACGCAAGCTCCTGGGACAGGCTGTTTGCGGTTTGCCGGCAAACGGCGGAGAACGAATCGTCGATGCTCCGGGACGTAAGAGCGGGACGGGGGACGGAGATCGACTGGATTAACGGCGGCGTCTCGCGGCTTGCGAGAAAATACCGGCTGCCTTCGCCGCTGAACGATGCGATGACGGCAATCGTAAAAGCGCTGATGACATAA
- the ftsL gene encoding cell division protein FtsL: MAYVNGNLALQPKRKPGQKNAYKETKKTVVRRKSLPVQEKLLFLFTIVVFVVVLFVIISRSAQVYQTNLKVVQLNTKYQTLQGQIKDLQQQVQALNNPERIQDIATQEGMSADLDSSIKVKTDDGETATAMNR; this comes from the coding sequence ATGGCCTATGTGAACGGCAACTTGGCGCTGCAGCCGAAGCGCAAGCCGGGGCAGAAAAACGCGTACAAGGAAACGAAGAAAACCGTCGTGCGCAGGAAGTCGCTGCCCGTGCAGGAGAAGCTGCTGTTTTTGTTCACCATCGTCGTATTTGTCGTCGTGCTGTTCGTCATTATTTCGCGTTCCGCGCAGGTTTACCAGACCAATTTAAAAGTTGTCCAATTGAACACGAAATATCAGACGCTGCAGGGGCAGATCAAGGATCTGCAGCAGCAGGTGCAGGCGCTGAACAACCCGGAGCGGATTCAGGATATCGCCACGCAGGAAGGCATGTCCGCCGATCTGGACAGCAGCATTAAGGTGAAGACGGACGACGGCGAGACGGCAACGGCGATGAACAGGTAA
- a CDS encoding adenosylhomocysteinase produces MAANAKETSIVADLALAPDGRLKIDWVAAHMPVLNRIREQFEKEQPFKGLKVAISLHLEAKTAYLAKVVQAGGAEVTITGSNPLSTQDDVCAALVEDGITVFAKYNPEPQEYKALLVKTLETKPDLVIDDGGDLVSILHAERPDLMSQVRGGAEETTTGILRLKAMEKDGSLKFPMVAVNDAYCKYLFDNRYGTGQSVWDGINRTTNLVAAGKTVVVVGYGWCGKGVAMRAKGLGANVVVTEVDAIKAVEAYMDGFTVLPMLEAAKIGDIFVTVTGNRDVIRGVHYEVMKNGAILSNAGHFDVEVNKPELEALSASKRIVRRNIEEYRLKDGRSIYLLAEGRLVNLAAGDGHPAEIMDMTFALQALSLKYVNDHYAAIGSKVVNVPYELDEQVARYKLASLGIGIDALTEEQRSYLDSWTEH; encoded by the coding sequence ATGGCCGCAAATGCAAAAGAAACGAGTATCGTAGCCGATTTGGCGCTGGCGCCGGACGGACGTTTGAAAATCGACTGGGTCGCGGCGCATATGCCGGTACTGAACCGGATTCGCGAGCAGTTCGAGAAGGAGCAGCCGTTCAAAGGGCTCAAGGTGGCGATATCGCTCCATTTGGAGGCGAAGACAGCCTATCTGGCCAAAGTCGTGCAGGCCGGCGGCGCCGAAGTGACGATTACGGGCAGCAATCCGCTGTCGACGCAGGACGATGTCTGCGCGGCGCTTGTGGAGGACGGCATAACCGTTTTCGCCAAATATAATCCGGAGCCGCAGGAATACAAGGCGCTGCTCGTGAAGACGCTCGAAACGAAGCCGGACCTCGTCATCGACGACGGCGGCGACCTCGTCTCCATCCTGCATGCCGAGCGGCCGGATCTCATGAGTCAGGTGCGCGGCGGCGCGGAGGAGACGACGACCGGTATTCTTCGTCTGAAAGCGATGGAGAAGGACGGCTCGCTCAAGTTTCCGATGGTAGCGGTCAACGACGCGTACTGCAAATATTTGTTCGACAATCGTTACGGCACCGGCCAGTCGGTATGGGACGGCATCAACCGGACGACCAATCTTGTCGCGGCAGGCAAGACGGTTGTGGTCGTCGGCTACGGCTGGTGCGGCAAAGGCGTGGCGATGCGGGCTAAAGGGCTCGGCGCAAACGTCGTCGTTACCGAGGTCGACGCGATTAAAGCGGTCGAGGCTTATATGGACGGCTTTACGGTGCTGCCGATGCTGGAAGCGGCAAAAATCGGCGATATTTTCGTCACCGTGACGGGAAATCGCGACGTCATTCGCGGCGTGCATTACGAAGTGATGAAGAACGGCGCGATTTTGTCGAACGCCGGTCATTTCGATGTCGAAGTGAACAAGCCGGAGCTTGAAGCGTTGTCCGCAAGCAAACGTATCGTTCGCCGAAACATCGAGGAATACCGGTTGAAGGACGGGCGCAGCATTTATTTGCTGGCAGAAGGACGGCTCGTCAATTTGGCGGCCGGCGACGGACATCCCGCCGAAATCATGGATATGACGTTCGCGCTGCAGGCGCTTTCGCTAAAATACGTCAACGATCATTACGCTGCAATCGGCAGCAAAGTGGTCAACGTGCCGTATGAGCTTGACGAGCAGGTGGCGCGTTATAAGCTCGCATCGCTCGGCATCGGCATCGATGCGCTGACGGAAGAACAGCGGTCGTATCTGGACAGCTGGACGGAGCATTAA
- a CDS encoding DUF4349 domain-containing protein — MTESREKKKRRGRRAFMLAILPALLVMLLAGCTHGGGANTGAAADAAAANDGFMSGTAESKAVVVQDQAAPTGAVPAGGGLPGGETFAPDTAGEDSPAGPEELAGSADPDGLSRKIVYKANMTMKVDDYAKAQTELQKRIASSGGYVLTFSDSKTASEVGGTYTVKVPASGFSDFMQQVEAIEHLDVQRSLSGTDVTQEYVDLQARLKAQQAVEARLNSFMEKAVKADDLLKISQQLGDVQTQIEQIKGRMRYLDQNVAYSTAVIKLYEELEPVQQPKKKGKETALGERLTNALSGSADFLYRMLQGALVLAAGAIPVLAVLAVVCIPFYFGWRRRRKRRDETREAGPANAAVLPIHIPSAENSDPADPSEAKPKKND; from the coding sequence ATGACAGAAAGCAGGGAGAAAAAGAAGCGCCGAGGGCGAAGAGCGTTCATGCTTGCAATTTTGCCGGCGCTGTTGGTCATGCTGCTGGCCGGCTGCACGCACGGCGGCGGCGCAAATACGGGAGCGGCTGCGGACGCGGCTGCGGCAAATGACGGCTTCATGAGCGGGACGGCCGAATCGAAAGCGGTGGTGGTTCAGGATCAGGCCGCTCCGACGGGAGCCGTGCCGGCTGGCGGCGGATTGCCGGGCGGTGAGACGTTCGCTCCGGACACGGCCGGGGAGGATTCGCCCGCGGGTCCGGAAGAGCTGGCCGGCTCCGCCGATCCGGACGGCCTCAGCCGGAAAATCGTCTACAAGGCGAATATGACGATGAAGGTCGACGATTACGCCAAAGCGCAAACGGAGCTGCAAAAGCGGATCGCGTCATCCGGCGGCTATGTGCTTACCTTTTCCGATTCGAAAACGGCATCCGAAGTCGGCGGCACCTATACGGTCAAGGTTCCCGCGTCCGGCTTCTCCGATTTTATGCAGCAGGTCGAGGCGATCGAGCATCTCGATGTGCAAAGAAGCTTGAGCGGCACGGACGTGACGCAGGAGTACGTCGACCTGCAGGCGCGGCTCAAGGCGCAGCAGGCGGTCGAAGCCCGGCTGAACTCGTTTATGGAGAAGGCGGTGAAGGCGGACGATCTGCTGAAAATATCGCAGCAGCTCGGAGACGTGCAGACGCAAATCGAGCAAATTAAGGGGAGGATGCGCTACCTCGATCAGAACGTCGCCTACTCCACGGCGGTCATCAAGCTTTACGAGGAGCTCGAACCGGTCCAGCAGCCGAAGAAAAAAGGCAAAGAAACGGCGCTTGGGGAGCGGCTGACGAACGCGCTTTCCGGCAGCGCCGATTTCTTGTACCGGATGCTCCAGGGCGCGCTTGTGCTGGCCGCGGGAGCGATTCCGGTTTTGGCCGTTTTGGCGGTCGTGTGCATTCCATTCTATTTCGGCTGGCGCAGGCGGCGCAAGCGAAGGGACGAAACGCGCGAAGCGGGTCCGGCAAACGCAGCCGTACTCCCGATTCATATCCCGTCGGCCGAAAATTCGGATCCGGCTGACCCAAGTGAAGCCAAGCCGAAAAAAAACGATTAA
- a CDS encoding penicillin-binding transpeptidase domain-containing protein, giving the protein MTKRIQLRTLLVGGLITLLFVALVGRIYWVQVVKADFWSAQAREVWSRSEKLEPVRGTITDRNGNVLAMDVDAYTVSVNPDLIHKLNLEDAVVSKLHAVLNKPENELRDLVTAKKKDGTYLQNREIRPEGWKIDKPLADKVEQAVADLKKQTNDKDVGIYLMTEKKRFYPKNDMASHLLGYLDKDGNAVMGLEKSLDDKLRGKAGEIVYEKDGNGVILDNGPVKFNPSHDGDDVTLTIDTDIQHYVEDAIKQAWDEYKPKSITAIAADPQTGDILGMANLPDFNPNQYWTAKPGDFYNSAIKALYEPGSTFKIVTLSGAVQEGLFNPNDTYKSGYIDVPGKRIRDINREGWGTITYLEGLKRSSNVAFVKLGYEKLGADRLINYIKKFGFGQPTGIELPGESAGIEEINPKIPTDVAAASFGQGRIAVTPIQQIAAVGAVANGGKLMQPHLIKQIEDPVTKKVEVTQPKVVRQVISPQVSKQVGDYLEQVVSDQKIGTGRNAYIEGYRVAGKTGTAQKVVNGHYSTDQFVVSFIGFAPVGNPKIVVYVVVDSPNNPLAGGGTVAGPVFRSIVLQSLRHMGVAPTETAADEAEQKETTVSVPDLTGQSVTQATKALEGKSLQGEPVGTGSTVLQQIPKAGTAVGKDQKIYLLTQDRSKLPVPNMSGLSLRDALEICSLLQIRAVTEGEGFVTAQTNAKLNGQPVLKLTLEPPDELPPPADGAGQPDAGEAITNAAEGEKQENKAPH; this is encoded by the coding sequence ATGACAAAACGAATCCAATTACGGACGCTGCTGGTCGGAGGGCTTATCACCCTCCTTTTTGTTGCTCTTGTAGGCCGCATCTATTGGGTGCAGGTGGTTAAGGCGGACTTCTGGTCCGCGCAGGCGCGCGAGGTATGGTCGAGATCCGAGAAGCTCGAGCCGGTCAGAGGGACGATCACCGACCGCAACGGCAACGTGCTTGCCATGGATGTAGACGCGTATACCGTTTCCGTTAATCCCGATCTCATTCATAAGCTCAATTTGGAGGACGCGGTCGTCAGCAAGCTGCACGCCGTCCTCAACAAGCCCGAGAACGAGCTGCGCGACCTCGTGACGGCGAAGAAGAAAGATGGTACCTACTTACAGAACCGGGAGATCCGTCCCGAAGGCTGGAAGATCGATAAACCGCTTGCCGACAAAGTGGAGCAGGCGGTAGCCGATTTGAAGAAACAGACGAACGATAAGGACGTCGGCATCTATTTGATGACCGAAAAGAAGCGGTTTTATCCGAAGAACGACATGGCTTCCCACCTGCTGGGCTACCTGGACAAGGACGGCAACGCGGTGATGGGGCTGGAGAAATCGCTGGACGACAAGCTGAGAGGCAAGGCAGGCGAAATTGTCTACGAGAAGGACGGCAACGGCGTCATTTTGGATAACGGCCCGGTGAAATTTAATCCTTCCCATGACGGGGATGATGTGACGCTGACGATTGACACCGACATTCAGCATTACGTCGAGGATGCGATCAAGCAGGCATGGGACGAATATAAGCCGAAAAGCATCACGGCGATCGCCGCCGATCCGCAGACCGGCGACATTCTCGGCATGGCGAACCTGCCGGATTTCAACCCGAACCAATATTGGACGGCGAAGCCCGGGGATTTCTACAACTCGGCGATCAAAGCGCTGTACGAGCCCGGCTCGACATTCAAAATCGTAACGCTCTCCGGAGCCGTACAGGAAGGGCTGTTCAATCCGAACGATACGTACAAGTCGGGCTACATCGACGTTCCGGGCAAGCGGATCCGGGATATCAACCGCGAAGGCTGGGGCACGATCACCTACCTCGAAGGGCTCAAGCGGTCCAGTAACGTCGCGTTCGTCAAGCTGGGCTACGAGAAACTCGGCGCCGACCGTTTAATTAACTACATTAAGAAATTCGGCTTCGGCCAGCCGACGGGCATCGAACTGCCTGGGGAGAGCGCCGGTATTGAAGAAATTAATCCGAAAATTCCTACTGATGTGGCGGCAGCGTCATTCGGCCAAGGCAGAATTGCGGTGACGCCGATCCAGCAAATCGCCGCGGTCGGCGCCGTCGCCAACGGCGGCAAGCTGATGCAGCCGCATCTGATCAAACAGATCGAAGATCCGGTAACGAAGAAAGTCGAGGTCACGCAGCCGAAGGTCGTTCGTCAGGTCATTTCGCCGCAGGTATCCAAGCAGGTCGGCGACTATTTGGAGCAGGTCGTGTCCGACCAAAAAATCGGCACCGGCAGAAACGCTTATATCGAAGGCTACCGTGTCGCAGGAAAAACGGGTACGGCTCAGAAGGTTGTGAACGGTCATTATTCGACGGATCAATTTGTTGTCTCATTCATCGGCTTTGCGCCGGTCGGCAACCCGAAAATCGTCGTCTATGTCGTCGTCGACTCGCCGAACAACCCGCTTGCCGGCGGCGGCACCGTCGCAGGGCCGGTTTTCCGCAGCATCGTGCTGCAGAGCCTTCGCCATATGGGCGTAGCCCCGACCGAAACGGCGGCCGATGAAGCCGAGCAGAAGGAAACGACGGTTTCGGTGCCGGATTTGACCGGGCAAAGCGTGACGCAGGCAACGAAGGCGCTGGAAGGCAAGTCGCTGCAAGGCGAACCGGTCGGCACCGGCTCGACGGTGCTGCAGCAAATTCCGAAGGCCGGCACGGCCGTCGGCAAAGATCAAAAAATTTATTTGCTGACCCAGGACCGGAGCAAGCTGCCGGTTCCGAACATGAGCGGGCTTTCGCTCCGCGACGCGCTGGAAATTTGCTCCCTGCTGCAAATTCGCGCCGTAACGGAGGGTGAAGGCTTCGTTACCGCGCAGACGAATGCGAAGTTAAACGGGCAGCCCGTGCTGAAGCTGACGCTCGAGCCGCCGGACGAGCTGCCGCCGCCCGCTGACGGCGCCGGCCAGCCGGACGCCGGGGAAGCCATCACAAACGCCGCCGAAGGCGAAAAGCAGGAGAATAAAGCGCCGCATTGA
- a CDS encoding DUF2626 domain-containing protein: MARMFRVLGFWCLAIALMAFAGDLTEMALLFFIQAAAFVLLGYLNFSERSYILMFWGYMVVAFLGFTYWSVFVMGNPF, from the coding sequence ATGGCACGCATGTTTCGGGTGCTCGGCTTCTGGTGCTTGGCAATCGCGCTGATGGCCTTTGCGGGCGATTTGACAGAGATGGCGCTGTTGTTCTTTATCCAGGCCGCCGCGTTCGTCCTGTTAGGATATTTGAACTTTTCCGAACGGTCGTACATCCTGATGTTCTGGGGGTATATGGTCGTCGCGTTTCTCGGGTTCACATACTGGTCGGTATTTGTAATGGGCAATCCGTTCTGA
- the bshC gene encoding bacillithiol biosynthesis cysteine-adding enzyme BshC has protein sequence MGRSLKLQMELEPVRLPVSQPLADAFVNRTDARIEALFGYHPAEASHWTQRLEWLEAHRNDRVAPDLLAAALRTFNKRFNGSDAAVKSIEAIAAGAPVIVGGQQAGLWTGPLLVIHKAVTILSAARHASDATGRPVVPVFWIAGEDHDWDEANHAFIVSQQSDLVKIALDRPSAMRSSVSRTRLAREALEAAVAKLTDALQDTEFKPELIGKLKEFAQRSSSLTEWFAFMMGWLFGDQGLVLLDADDPALRRLEGPMFRRMIERNDELERAYLHSAATVQSYGYGLQADVAEGGANLFLFREEPAADASGEAGAERTLLFKRDGRFVNRRGTLELSREELLAAADETPEMFSNNVLTRPLMQDYVLPVLGTVLGSGEIAYWTLTAEAFRTMGMQMPIIVPRMSFTLIDGTSAKFMKKFGLSLEDVALRFEERKEQWLKEQDELDIDGSFEEAKRRFAELYEPVIGLAAAVQGGMAELGEKNKLKIVEQIGYLQARTKDAHAKRYEAIIRQLDGIALALWPDGKPQERVVNAGVYWNRYGSAWIGRLLEAPFEPCGSHRIVYL, from the coding sequence ATGGGGAGAAGTTTGAAACTGCAAATGGAATTGGAGCCGGTTCGGCTGCCCGTATCGCAGCCGCTTGCTGACGCTTTCGTAAACCGGACCGATGCGCGGATCGAAGCGCTGTTCGGGTACCATCCCGCGGAAGCGTCCCACTGGACGCAAAGATTGGAATGGCTCGAGGCGCACCGGAACGACCGGGTTGCGCCGGATTTGCTGGCCGCGGCACTCCGGACATTCAACAAACGCTTCAACGGTTCGGATGCCGCTGTGAAGAGCATAGAAGCGATTGCCGCCGGCGCGCCTGTCATTGTCGGCGGCCAACAGGCGGGGCTGTGGACCGGTCCGCTGCTTGTCATTCATAAGGCCGTGACGATCCTGTCCGCCGCCCGTCATGCTTCCGATGCGACGGGACGGCCCGTTGTGCCGGTTTTCTGGATCGCCGGCGAGGACCACGACTGGGATGAAGCGAACCACGCCTTCATCGTTTCGCAGCAGTCCGACCTTGTGAAAATCGCACTGGATCGGCCCTCCGCCATGCGGAGCTCGGTGAGCCGGACGCGGCTTGCGCGCGAGGCGCTCGAAGCGGCCGTCGCCAAGCTGACCGATGCGCTGCAGGATACCGAGTTCAAGCCGGAGCTGATCGGCAAGCTGAAGGAATTCGCGCAGCGGTCGTCGTCGCTGACCGAATGGTTCGCCTTTATGATGGGATGGCTGTTCGGCGATCAGGGGCTGGTGCTGCTGGATGCCGACGACCCGGCGCTGCGCCGTCTGGAAGGACCGATGTTCCGGCGGATGATCGAACGGAACGACGAGCTGGAGCGGGCGTATTTACATAGCGCCGCAACGGTTCAAAGCTATGGCTACGGCCTGCAGGCGGACGTCGCGGAAGGCGGGGCGAACCTGTTCCTGTTCCGCGAGGAGCCGGCAGCGGATGCCTCGGGGGAAGCGGGAGCGGAACGGACGCTGCTCTTCAAGCGGGATGGCCGGTTCGTCAACCGCCGCGGCACGCTGGAGCTATCGCGCGAGGAGCTGCTCGCGGCGGCGGACGAGACGCCGGAGATGTTTAGCAACAACGTGCTGACCCGCCCGCTCATGCAGGACTATGTCCTGCCCGTGCTGGGCACCGTGCTCGGCTCAGGGGAAATCGCCTATTGGACACTGACGGCGGAAGCGTTCCGCACCATGGGCATGCAGATGCCGATTATCGTGCCGCGCATGTCGTTTACGCTGATCGACGGGACTTCCGCCAAGTTTATGAAGAAGTTTGGCCTGTCGCTGGAGGACGTCGCGCTTCGTTTCGAGGAGCGGAAGGAGCAGTGGCTGAAGGAACAGGATGAGCTGGACATCGACGGTTCGTTCGAAGAAGCAAAGCGCCGTTTCGCGGAGCTGTACGAACCGGTCATCGGTCTTGCGGCCGCCGTCCAGGGCGGGATGGCCGAGCTGGGCGAGAAGAACAAGCTCAAAATCGTCGAGCAGATCGGCTATTTGCAGGCCCGGACGAAGGATGCGCATGCGAAACGATACGAAGCGATCATCCGCCAGCTGGACGGCATCGCGCTCGCCCTTTGGCCGGACGGGAAGCCGCAGGAACGGGTCGTCAACGCCGGCGTATACTGGAACAGGTACGGCAGCGCATGGATCGGCCGGCTGCTGGAAGCGCCTTTCGAGCCGTGCGGCAGCCACCGGATCGTATACCTATAG
- a CDS encoding RsfA family transcriptional regulator, producing the protein MTAVRQDAWSPDDDLILAEVTLRHIREGSTQLAAFEEVGERIGRTSAACGFRWNSCVRKQYEEAIQIAKQQRQKRNYMKKQSYAAPHVSSVGTAEGEERAYKNDAVTEESLSIDTVIRFLRQWKGTYQELHRQIKALERELRDKEEELYSLREHNEKLMSEVDNVQTDYRAVNDDYKTLIQIMDRARRLTVLNEEDEAKPRFKMDANGNLERIE; encoded by the coding sequence ATGACAGCAGTGAGACAAGATGCGTGGAGCCCGGATGACGATCTCATCCTCGCCGAGGTGACGCTGCGGCATATACGCGAAGGAAGCACGCAGCTCGCGGCGTTCGAAGAGGTTGGCGAACGAATCGGCCGGACTTCCGCAGCCTGCGGGTTCCGCTGGAACAGCTGCGTCCGCAAACAGTACGAGGAAGCGATCCAAATTGCGAAACAGCAGCGCCAAAAACGCAACTATATGAAAAAACAATCGTACGCCGCGCCGCACGTGTCGTCCGTCGGGACGGCCGAGGGGGAGGAACGGGCGTACAAGAACGACGCGGTTACGGAAGAATCGCTTTCCATCGATACGGTTATCCGCTTTTTGCGACAATGGAAAGGCACGTATCAGGAGCTTCATCGCCAGATCAAAGCGCTTGAGCGCGAGCTTCGCGACAAAGAAGAAGAGCTGTATTCGCTCCGCGAACATAACGAGAAGCTGATGAGCGAGGTCGACAACGTGCAGACGGACTATCGGGCCGTCAACGACGACTACAAGACGCTGATCCAGATTATGGACCGGGCAAGACGGCTGACGGTATTAAACGAAGAGGACGAGGCGAAGCCTCGCTTCAAAATGGATGCGAACGGCAACCTCGAGCGCATCGAATAA